A part of Mesoplodon densirostris isolate mMesDen1 chromosome 10, mMesDen1 primary haplotype, whole genome shotgun sequence genomic DNA contains:
- the LOC132497379 gene encoding histone H2B type 1-L-like, with product MPELAKSAPAPKKGSKKAVTKAQKKDGKKRKRSRKESYSIYVYKVLKQVHPDTGISSKAMGIMNSFVNDIFERIAGESSRLAHYNKRSTITSREIQTAVRLLLPGELAKHAVSEGTKAVTKYTSSK from the coding sequence atgcCTGAGTTGGCTAAATCCGCCCCGGCTCCGAAAAAGGGGTCCAAGAAAGCGGTGACGAAGGCCCAGAAGAAAGATGGCAAGAAGCGCAAGCGCAGTCGCAAGGAGAGCTACTCTATCTACGTGTACAAAGTGCTGAAGCAAGTCCACCCGGACACCGGCATCTCGTCCAAGGCCATGGGCATCATGAACTCATTTGTCAACGACATTTTCGAGCGCATCGCGGGCGAGTCGTCGCGCCTGGCGCATTACAACAAGCGTTCGACCATCACCTCCAGGGAGATTCAGACGGCCGTGCGCCTGCTGCTGCCCGGCGAGCTGGCCAAGCACGCCGTGTCCGAGGGCACCAAGGCCGTCACCAAGTACACCAGCTCCAAGTGA
- the LOC132497366 gene encoding histone H2A type 1 — protein MSGRGKQGGKARAKAKTRSSRAGLQFPVGRVHRLLRKGNYAERVGAGAPVYLAAVLEYLTAEILELAGNAARDNKKTRIIPRHLQLAIRNDEELNKLLGKVTIAQGGVLPNIQAVLLPKKTESHHKAKGK, from the coding sequence ATGTCTGGACGTGGCAAGCAAGGCGGCAAAGCTCGCGCCAAGGCCAAGACCCGCTCCTCGCGGGCCGGGCTCCAGTTTCCCGTAGGCCGAGTGCACCGCCTGCTCCGAAAGGGCAACTACGCCGAGCGGGTCGGGGCCGGCGCGCCGGTTTATCTGGCGGCGGTACTGGAGTACCTGACGGCCGAGATCCTGGAGCTGGCGGGCAACGCGGCCCGCGACAACAAGAAGACGCGCATCATCCCGCGCCACCTGCAGCTGGCCATCCGCAACGACGAAGAGCTCAACAAGCTGCTGGGCAAAGTCACCATCGCTCAGGGCGGCGTCCTGCCCAACATCCAGGCCGTGCTGCTGCCCAAGAAGACTGAGAGCCACCACAAGGCCAAGGGCAAGTAA